Proteins encoded together in one Campylobacter concisus window:
- a CDS encoding ClpP family protease — protein sequence MAEFDKLNFNDIHMSLLANRNIFLYGQIDQEICLTTQKTLLYLDSVDQSDINIYISGPGGSIYDGFGLIDFMKTIKSPINTFCVGLAASMSALIFLNGDKRYMLPNSSLMLHQPLGGASGQASDIELIANQILKIKSKVNEMIRANSNLEISKIEQITDRDCYIDASSAIAYGLANEIIPTNKGE from the coding sequence ATGGCAGAGTTTGACAAGCTAAATTTCAACGACATTCACATGAGCTTACTAGCTAATAGAAATATCTTTTTATATGGGCAGATCGATCAAGAAATTTGCCTAACTACACAAAAGACACTTTTGTATCTTGACAGCGTAGATCAAAGCGATATAAACATATATATAAGTGGCCCTGGAGGCTCGATATATGATGGCTTTGGACTAATCGACTTTATGAAGACCATAAAATCACCAATCAATACATTTTGCGTGGGGTTAGCTGCCTCTATGTCTGCACTCATATTTTTAAACGGAGATAAGCGCTATATGTTGCCAAACTCAAGCCTCATGCTTCATCAGCCTCTTGGTGGCGCATCAGGTCAGGCAAGCGACATCGAACTAATCGCAAATCAAATTTTAAAAATCAAATCAAAAGTCAATGAGATGATAAGGGCTAACAGCAACCTAGAGATATCAAAGATAGAGCAGATCACAGATAGAGACTGCTATATAGACGCATCATCAGCCATTGCTTATGGCCTAGCCAATGAAATAATACCAACTAATAAAGGAGAATAA
- a CDS encoding tetratricopeptide repeat protein, protein MKDLFKIVVFVAFSLNFLYAKATILVDGYTKKLLFMNLKDGGTIYVDNEKRGVTSLKEPTSILAENGKHEIKVCFPDGKSTTHKICGEQNVTLSDNEQINIKIKADKHTEMSPLEKNEAKCQYGDLGGCIVLGMNYYSDKNTQDYKKADELYQKACDGGNMSGCVDVGFAYMYGKGVEKDTKKAIDLFKKACEKGEMSGCVVLADAFEHGKWVKKDPVEAMRLYENACNGGNMAGCVKLGIAYKHGTCGIKSVSEATKLFEKVCDSGYEWGCYYLNQLKSQRYY, encoded by the coding sequence ATGAAAGATCTTTTTAAAATAGTAGTTTTTGTCGCTTTTTCTTTAAATTTCTTATATGCAAAAGCTACGATACTAGTAGATGGCTACACAAAAAAATTGCTTTTTATGAACTTAAAAGATGGTGGCACTATCTATGTAGATAACGAAAAAAGAGGAGTGACATCTTTAAAAGAGCCAACGTCCATTTTAGCTGAAAATGGTAAGCATGAGATAAAAGTATGCTTTCCAGATGGGAAAAGCACAACACATAAAATATGCGGAGAGCAAAATGTCACCCTATCGGACAATGAACAAATCAATATAAAAATAAAAGCAGACAAACATACCGAGATGTCGCCGCTAGAAAAAAATGAAGCAAAATGTCAATATGGGGACTTAGGGGGTTGTATTGTTTTGGGGATGAACTATTATAGTGATAAAAATACACAAGACTATAAAAAAGCAGATGAGCTATACCAAAAAGCTTGTGATGGCGGAAATATGAGCGGTTGTGTTGATGTTGGTTTTGCTTATATGTATGGCAAAGGTGTAGAAAAAGACACCAAAAAAGCGATAGATCTTTTTAAGAAAGCTTGTGAAAAAGGTGAAATGAGTGGCTGCGTCGTTTTAGCAGATGCATTTGAACATGGCAAATGGGTAAAAAAAGATCCTGTAGAGGCTATGCGCCTATATGAAAATGCTTGTAATGGAGGCAATATGGCAGGTTGCGTTAAATTAGGGATCGCATATAAACATGGAACATGTGGTATAAAAAGCGTTTCAGAAGCAACAAAACTGTTTGAAAAAGTTTGCGATAGTGGGTATGAATGGGGATGCTACTATTTAAATCAGTTAAAATCTCAAAGATATTACTAG